The DNA window TACTTATATACATAAACAACTGCTTATAGCAATACAAATGCAATTGAGTAAGTAAATAAGACTGTACAGAGTTATCTGTATACAGATAGATACACAAAAGTATAGATGCACAGTTATAGAGACCTAAGTAAGCAATTATATAACATTAAAAGCAAAAAAATGAGAACAAAGCAAAGACCTTTATTCATCGCCTTTTCATCTCAGAAAGGAGGTGTGGGAAAAAGTACTTTTACAACACTGGTTGCCAGTATACTTCATTATCGTTTGGGCTATAATGTCGCGGTATTTGATGCAGATTTTCCTCAGCACAGTTTGATGAAAATGAAAGAACGCGACCTCAATATGGTCATGGAAAACGAGGTTTTAAAGAAGCTTGCGTACAAGCAGTTTACAACCATTAACAAGAAAGCATATCCTATCATCCAGCATAAAGCAGAAGGGGTTGTTGAAGCAGCACAAAACTTCTTTGATTCTTCTGCTGTACCTATTGATGCGGTCTTTTTTGACCTTCCTGGAACGGTAAACACTCCTGGTATCCTAAAGGCACTGGCTGGAATGCATCACATCTTTACCCCAATAACAGCAGACCGATTAGTGATGGAAAGTACGCTGGTTTTTACACAGCTATTGCAGGATGTGATTATGAAAAAGGGAGAAACTTCCATTGAAAGTATTAACCTCTTTTGGAATCAGGTTGATGGTAGGGAAAGCACTCCTTTATACAATGTTTATATCCAGGTGATTGGAGAACTAGGTCTAAGTCTTATGCGTAGCCAGATCAGAAGCAGTACCCGTTTTCGTAAAGAAAGTGAAGTAGGAGCCAAGGCAGTGTTTCGCAGTACATTAATGCCTGCTGATGAAAGATTGATGAAAACCTGCGGGTTGGATCTCTTCATTAGTGAGTTTTTACAAATTATTCAATTGTAGTTTTTATGGAAAAAGAAAATTCTAAAAAAGCCGGTCCTGATATCAACGAAGAGCTGATGATGAGTCTTATGGCTGAAGGAGT is part of the Chryseobacterium paludis genome and encodes:
- a CDS encoding ParA family protein; this encodes MRTKQRPLFIAFSSQKGGVGKSTFTTLVASILHYRLGYNVAVFDADFPQHSLMKMKERDLNMVMENEVLKKLAYKQFTTINKKAYPIIQHKAEGVVEAAQNFFDSSAVPIDAVFFDLPGTVNTPGILKALAGMHHIFTPITADRLVMESTLVFTQLLQDVIMKKGETSIESINLFWNQVDGRESTPLYNVYIQVIGELGLSLMRSQIRSSTRFRKESEVGAKAVFRSTLMPADERLMKTCGLDLFISEFLQIIQL